The following coding sequences lie in one Haemorhous mexicanus isolate bHaeMex1 chromosome 10, bHaeMex1.pri, whole genome shotgun sequence genomic window:
- the SCHIP1 gene encoding schwannomin-interacting protein 1 isoform X2 — protein MQREPGAGEMSRERDDGMGDVIRKASPPPAEGSYKKAQKNERESIRQKLALGSFFDDGPGLYTSCSKSGKPSLSSRLQSGMNLQICFVNDSGSDKDSDGDDSKTETSLDTPLSPMSKQSSSYSDRDTTEEESESLDDMDFLSRQKKLQAEAKMALAMAKPMAKMQVEVEKQNRKKSPVADLLPHMPHISECLMKRSLKPTDLRDMTIGQLQVIVNDLHSQIESLNEELVQLLLIRDELHTEQDAMLVDIEDLTRHAESQQKHLAEKMPAK, from the exons aTGCAGCGGGAGCCGGGAGCGGGGGAGATGAGCCGGGAGCGGGATGATGGAATGGGTGACGTCATCAGGAAAGCATCCCCGCCGCCCGCGGAGGGCAGCTATAAAAAG gcccAGAAGAATGAGCGTGAGTCCATCAGGCAGAAGTTGGCTCTGGGCAGTTTCTTCGACGATGGCCCCGGGCTCTACACGAGCTGCAGCAAGAGCGGCAAGCCCAGCCTGTCCTCCCG GTTACAGAGTGGGATGAACCTGCAGATCTGCTTTGTCAACGACAGCGGCAGCGACAAGGACAGCGATGGCGATGACAGCAAGACAGAGACCAGCCTGGACACGCCCTTGTCACCCATG AGCAAGCAGAGCTCGTCCTACTCGGACAGAGACACGACAGAGGAGGAGTCGGAGTCCCTGGATGACATGGATTTCCTCAGCAGGCAGAAGAAGCTCCAGGCTGAAGCCAAGATGGCCTTGGCTATGGCCAAGCCCATGGCCAAGATGCAGGTGGAGGTGGAGAAGCAGAACAGGAAGAAGTCGCCGGTAGCAGATCTC CTGCCACATATGCCTCATATAAGTGAATGCCTGATGAAGAGAAGTTTAAAACCCACTGACCTAAGGGACATGACCATCGGGCAGCTACAGGTGATAGTCAACGACCTGCACTCACAGATAGAAA GCTTGAACgaggagctggtgcagctgctgctgattcGGGACGAGCTGCACACGGAGCAGGACGCCATGCTGGTGGACATCGAGGACCTCACCAG GCACGCCGAGAGCCAGCAGAAGCACCTGGCAGAGAAGATGCCAGCCAAGTGa
- the SCHIP1 gene encoding schwannomin-interacting protein 1 isoform X3 produces the protein MVHQENCSYQAQKNERESIRQKLALGSFFDDGPGLYTSCSKSGKPSLSSRLQSGMNLQICFVNDSGSDKDSDGDDSKTETSLDTPLSPMSKQSSSYSDRDTTEEESESLDDMDFLSRQKKLQAEAKMALAMAKPMAKMQVEVEKQNRKKSPVADLLPHMPHISECLMKRSLKPTDLRDMTIGQLQVIVNDLHSQIESLNEELVQLLLIRDELHTEQDAMLVDIEDLTRHAESQQKHLAEKMPAK, from the exons ATGGTTCACCAGGAAAACTGCTCCTACCAG gcccAGAAGAATGAGCGTGAGTCCATCAGGCAGAAGTTGGCTCTGGGCAGTTTCTTCGACGATGGCCCCGGGCTCTACACGAGCTGCAGCAAGAGCGGCAAGCCCAGCCTGTCCTCCCG GTTACAGAGTGGGATGAACCTGCAGATCTGCTTTGTCAACGACAGCGGCAGCGACAAGGACAGCGATGGCGATGACAGCAAGACAGAGACCAGCCTGGACACGCCCTTGTCACCCATG AGCAAGCAGAGCTCGTCCTACTCGGACAGAGACACGACAGAGGAGGAGTCGGAGTCCCTGGATGACATGGATTTCCTCAGCAGGCAGAAGAAGCTCCAGGCTGAAGCCAAGATGGCCTTGGCTATGGCCAAGCCCATGGCCAAGATGCAGGTGGAGGTGGAGAAGCAGAACAGGAAGAAGTCGCCGGTAGCAGATCTC CTGCCACATATGCCTCATATAAGTGAATGCCTGATGAAGAGAAGTTTAAAACCCACTGACCTAAGGGACATGACCATCGGGCAGCTACAGGTGATAGTCAACGACCTGCACTCACAGATAGAAA GCTTGAACgaggagctggtgcagctgctgctgattcGGGACGAGCTGCACACGGAGCAGGACGCCATGCTGGTGGACATCGAGGACCTCACCAG GCACGCCGAGAGCCAGCAGAAGCACCTGGCAGAGAAGATGCCAGCCAAGTGa